The sequence TGAAGAGCTCGACGCAGCGGAAATGGCGCGCCGCTTTCCCGCGTTTCAGCTCGATGACGATGAGGTTGCCATCTTTGATCCGCAAGGCGGGTATCTGCGACCGGAGACTGCCATCATGGGCTACGTCAAACTTGCGGCCGAAAGCGGAGCGATGATCCATTTTGGCGAGAAGGTCATGGCTCTGGATCCGGGTGACGGGGGTGTGACTATCGCCTCAGCAAATGGCTGCTACCACGCCAGAAAGGTCGTCATCGCGACGGGATCATGGATTGCCGAACTCGTTCCGCACCTGAAATCACACGCGACACCGATCCGTCAGGTCGTGGCGTGGTATCAGCCAAAGGACGGCTTTGTCGCAGAGCCGCAGCGCATGCCATGTTTCCTTCGCGACGAAGGTCGGGAAGGTTCTTATTTTGGCTTCCCTGCGATCGGCGTCGACGGCATGAAGCTCGGCCGCCACGCGCATTTCCGCGAACCGATCGACCCTAACCGACCCAATGCGCCGATCAACGACCGAGATACCGCACTGCTTGATGACTTTGCATCCAGACGTTTGCCTGCCGCCGCCGGACTTCGTGTTCGCGCGGCCTCCTGCCGCTATACAATGTTGCCGAGCGAGGATTTCCTCTTCGACCTTCTGCCCGGGCAGCCAAACATTG is a genomic window of Rhizobium etli 8C-3 containing:
- the solA gene encoding N-methyl-L-tryptophan oxidase, which gives rise to MIARFDVAVIGLGAMGSAALAFLAARGVKVIGIDAYFPAHAMSSSHGDSRLIRLGYFEDPSYVPLLQRAYRNWRALETSLRTDILTITGVLQIGLPDSKIVSGTRTSCRLHGLAHEELDAAEMARRFPAFQLDDDEVAIFDPQGGYLRPETAIMGYVKLAAESGAMIHFGEKVMALDPGDGGVTIASANGCYHARKVVIATGSWIAELVPHLKSHATPIRQVVAWYQPKDGFVAEPQRMPCFLRDEGREGSYFGFPAIGVDGMKLGRHAHFREPIDPNRPNAPINDRDTALLDDFASRRLPAAAGLRVRAASCRYTMLPSEDFLFDLLPGQPNIVVASPCSGHGFKFTSVVGEILSDLALDGGTALEIGAFSFDALERHRHSRSPGVN